A part of Helicobacter ibis genomic DNA contains:
- a CDS encoding carbon-nitrogen hydrolase: MKVALIQQSYKGDKPNTLKLTAKMIKEAAQNGAKLVLLQELHTSEYFCQSENVDFFDYALDFDKDCEYFSEIAKNNNIVLVSSLFERRTSGLYHNTSVVFENDGTIAGKYRKMHIPDDPGFYEKFYFTPGDLGFEPINTSLGKLGVLICWDQWYPEAARIMALKGAEILIYPTAIGWFDEDSKEEKDRQREAWISVQRGHAIANGIPVVAINRVGFEQDKSKVLNGIRFWGSSFAFDAQGEILALGSIDKEEILYFTWDKNRSEEVRRIWPFLRDRRIDAYSSILKRFDD; encoded by the coding sequence ATAAAAGTAGCTCTAATACAACAATCATACAAAGGCGATAAGCCAAATACGCTAAAACTAACAGCAAAAATGATAAAAGAAGCTGCGCAAAATGGTGCAAAATTGGTTTTATTACAAGAATTGCACACAAGCGAATACTTCTGTCAAAGTGAAAATGTAGATTTTTTTGATTATGCATTAGATTTTGATAAAGATTGTGAATACTTTAGCGAAATAGCTAAAAATAATAATATCGTGCTAGTTAGCTCACTATTTGAAAGAAGAACTAGTGGGCTATATCATAATACTTCTGTTGTGTTTGAAAATGATGGAACAATAGCTGGGAAATACAGAAAAATGCACATACCTGATGATCCGGGATTTTATGAAAAATTCTATTTCACACCCGGAGATTTAGGGTTTGAACCAATAAATACAAGCTTAGGCAAACTTGGGGTGCTAATTTGTTGGGATCAGTGGTATCCTGAAGCTGCAAGAATCATGGCTTTAAAAGGAGCAGAGATTTTAATATACCCAACAGCAATTGGCTGGTTTGACGAAGATAGCAAGGAAGAAAAAGATAGACAAAGAGAAGCATGGATTTCTGTTCAAAGAGGGCATGCTATTGCAAATGGAATCCCAGTTGTAGCTATAAATAGAGTTGGCTTTGAACAAGATAAGAGCAAGGTGTTAAATGGGATTAGATTTTGGGGTTCTAGTTTTGCATTTGACGCACAAGGTGAGATTCTAGCATTAGGCAGTATAGATAAAGAAGAGATATTATATTTCACATGGGATAAAAATAGAAGCGAGGAAGTAAGGAGAATCTGGCCATTTTTAAGAGACAGAAGAATTGATGCTTACTCTAGTATTTTAAAGCGTTTTGATGATTAG
- a CDS encoding class I SAM-dependent methyltransferase, with protein sequence MISDKEKWDKKHKENPPNTTPLELLKNYIHLAQDCEYKVALDIACGMGRNSYFMRDSGFIVDSIDISSTAIESLKNQHNINAICVDLDDFIIEENKYALVVNSFFLDRRLFPQITKSLKKNGILIFETFVINKPNNTPININHMLHKNELLRAFLNLEILFYEESLLNKNDDSTLVARLVARG encoded by the coding sequence ATGATTAGCGATAAAGAAAAGTGGGATAAAAAGCACAAGGAAAATCCCCCAAATACAACACCATTGGAACTATTAAAAAATTATATTCATCTAGCACAAGATTGTGAGTATAAAGTTGCACTAGATATTGCTTGTGGAATGGGTAGAAACTCATATTTTATGCGTGATAGTGGGTTTATTGTGGATAGTATAGATATATCAAGCACAGCAATAGAAAGCCTAAAGAACCAACACAATATAAACGCAATATGCGTTGATTTAGATGATTTTATAATAGAAGAAAACAAATATGCTCTAGTTGTAAATAGTTTCTTTTTAGATAGAAGACTATTTCCCCAAATTACAAAGTCTTTAAAGAAAAATGGAATATTAATTTTTGAGACATTTGTGATAAATAAACCAAATAACACACCAATAAACATAAATCACATGCTACACAAAAATGAACTTTTAAGGGCTTTTTTAAACTTAGAGATATTATTTTATGAAGAATCTTTATTAAACAAAAATGATGATTCAACATTGGTGGCAAGACTGGTAGCGCGTGGCTAG